Below is a window of Gimesia chilikensis DNA.
CGGTTCTGCCCGTAACCCGCTAAACGAATACGTCTTCCCGGAGGACATTTATAACCAGCGGAAAATGGAACGTATATTTGGTCTGGTCGACCAGTACTGTTTCCAGGGACACACTCATATTCCCGGCGTTTTCACAGAAAGCATGAATTTCCTTGCTCCGGATGAGATCGATTACGTTTACTCATTCGGCGAAGAGAAGTTCCTGGTGAATGTCGGTTCGGTGGGACAGCCTCGTGACGCAGACAGCCGCTCATCTTATGTCATCATTGATGATGAGAAGGTGACCTTCTGCCGGGTTGAATACGATTTCAACACGACCGCCGAGAAGATTTACGATATTCCTGATTTAGATAACTTTTTGGGCGATCGTCTGCGTGACGGTCGATAATCATGGAACAAAAACGACTTTTACTCTTTGTAGTACTGTCTGCCACAGTCATCTTTTTCTGGCAGATGTTCATTGTCCCCCGCATTGCTCCCCGTCCTCAGGTTGTCGCAGAACAGCAGGCTGAGAATGCGCCTGCGCAGGATGAGCAGGATCCCGATCTGCCCCTGGTCGCGAAAAAGCCGCCGACTAACGGCGAAGTCAAGCCGTTGCCCGAACAGCCGGAAGAACAGAAAGCCGGTTTTGCCCGCAATCCCCGCCGGACA
It encodes the following:
- a CDS encoding metallophosphoesterase family protein, yielding MLRAIISDIHGNLEALEAVLADIDRREISEIYCLGDIIGYGPNPRECIDLVRQRCKKSLLGNHDQAALFDPEGFNAGAERAIFWTRKMLETGDANKNQDRWDFLGELPRMIREDKLLFVHGSARNPLNEYVFPEDIYNQRKMERIFGLVDQYCFQGHTHIPGVFTESMNFLAPDEIDYVYSFGEEKFLVNVGSVGQPRDADSRSSYVIIDDEKVTFCRVEYDFNTTAEKIYDIPDLDNFLGDRLRDGR